The proteins below come from a single Conger conger chromosome 10, fConCon1.1, whole genome shotgun sequence genomic window:
- the si:ch211-161c3.5 gene encoding uncharacterized protein C3orf18 homolog — protein MSLTTTEANFSSPIPTTVFFPGSTVTGDGRDNSTVRATTMTMSVTMVTNDTSFNSTKLPELDIPGSGMGMVLVPFGIITVIGLAVVMMLYIRKRKRLEKLRHQLMPMYNFDPAEEQDELEQELLDHGREGAGTGANAKTLMPSQGTAQRPSRLVFTDVANAINA, from the exons ATGTCTCTAACCACGACAGAGGCCAACTTCTCCAGCCCCATCCCCACAACCGTCTTCTTCCCCGGCTCCACTGTGACTGGGGATGGGCGTGACAACAGCACTGTGCGGGCCACCACCATGACCATGTCTGTGACCATGGTGACAAACGACACTAGCTTCAACTCTACCAAACTGCCAGAGCTGGATATACCTGGGTCTGGGATGGGCATGGTCCTCGTCCCTTTTGGCATCATCACGGTTATTGGCCTGGCCGTGGTCATG ATGCTATATATCAGGAAAAGGAAGAG ACTGGAGAAATTGAGGCACCAGCTCATGCCCATGTATAACTTTGACCCGGCTGAGGAGCAAGATGAACTGGAGCAGGAGCTTCTCGACCACGGCCGTGAGGGTGCTGGCACCGGAGCCAATGCCAAG acactgatGCCCAGTCAAGGGACTGCACAGAGGCCCAGTCGACTCGTCTTCACAGATGTGGCCAATGCCATCAATGCATGA
- the LOC133139286 gene encoding N-alpha-acetyltransferase 80 yields MCDGEVRVVPLHRRADLVEACADLVNTEWQRSRGARIHGLQKSCQDFPVCLVLIQGSGSGEQLLGHARLSLVVGHSRSLFVESVVVSKAQRGKGYGRILMEETERYARARGFQRLCLTTHDKQHFYAHLGYVLSRPVQNAGAMTTFVPMEVLQKFSRLPNIEGPAVSLNCSDNPLAKDSLTPDSVTTVPHMASPNTASPPPPPPPPPYLPNSLPFISSPPPPPPPPSQTPTQPRVQTLLETPYRDVKGVPIFWMHKEI; encoded by the exons at GTGCGATGGCGAGGTGCGGGTGGTCCCCCTGCACCGGAGAGCGGACCTGGTGGAGGCCTGCGCGGACCTCGTCAACACAGAGTGGCAGCGGAGCCGCGGGGCAAGGATCCACGGCCTGCAGAAGTCCTGCCAGGACTTCCCCGTGTGCCTGGTGCTGATCCAGGGCTCCGGCAGTGGGGAGCAGCTCTTGGGCCATGCCAGGCTGTCCCTGGTGGTTGGCCACAGCAGAAGCCTTTTTGTGGAGTCGGTCGTGGTCTCCAAGGCCCAGCGGGGGAAGGGGTACGGTCGCATCCTCATGGAGGAGACGGAGCGCTACGCCAGGGCTAGGGGTTTTCAGAGGCTGTGCCTGACCACGCATGACAAGCAGCACTTCTACGCACACCTGGGCTATGTGCTGTCTCGACCCGTCCAGAACGCAGGGGCCATGACTACCTTTGTGCCCATGGAGGTTCTGCAAAAGTTCTCCAGGCTGCCAAACATAGAAGGCCCAGCTGTGTCTTTAAACTGCTCTGACAATCCCTTGGCTAAAGATAGCCTGACGCCCGACTCCGTGACCACTGTTCCTCATATGGCCTCCCCAAATACAgcttcaccaccaccacctcctcctcctccaccgtATCTTCCTAATTCTCTGCCCTTcatttcctctccccctccacctccacccccgcccAGTCAGACTCCAACCCAGCCTAGAGTGCAGACCCTACTGGAGACGCCTTACAGGGATGTCAAAGGGGTTCCCATCTTCTGGATGCACAAGGAAATCTGA
- the hyal3 gene encoding hyaluronidase-3 has product MPRAPILDQRVAMPTASLCALLILALLGPTVPGQHPEGLPAGPLLKGRPFTVVWNMPTAYCKERYGIDLDLSDFDIIQNHHEKFLGQNMTIFYRNKLGLYPYLSKGGSEVNGGIPQRGFLKRHLAKAKWQIEALLRPLFHGLAVIDWEDWRPLWAQNFGKKRKYQRLSKELVREEHPELPSEEVDRLARKEFNKAAREFLFSTLQLGVQLRPTRRWGFYGLPSCPNYHKVRHFYNYTGHCHPKTTERNDRLDWLWSQSTALYPSIYLPQHLAGSSDAALMVRFRVLEALRVASKYPSSVTAPPVLPYARVAFAHTLRFLDKKDLEHTLGESAAVGAAGVVLWGELQFAKSKHQCKILKDYISSVLGNYIQKLKRGVQQCSLGLCSGNGRCARRNPDSGHTLLSFSSPEPHSTRGSAQLHSAFHCLCYQGWTGELCQDRILQK; this is encoded by the exons ATGCCCCGGGCTCCTATCCTGGATCAGCGTGTAGCTATGCCAACGGCTTCCTTATGTGCTCTCCTCATCCTCGCCCTGCTGGGGCCCACTGTTCCTGGACAACATCCAGAGGGGCTACCTGCAGGGCCCCTGCTGAAGGGCAGGCCATTCACTGTGGTCTGGAACATGCCCACAGCTTACTGCAAGGAGAGGTATGGGATAGACCTCGACCTGAGCGATTTCGACATCATTCAGAACCATCATGAGAAATTCCTGGGCCAGAACATGACCATCTTCTACCGCAACAAGTTGGGGCTGTACCCGTACCTCTCAAAGGGGGGCAGTGAAGTCAACGGGGGCATCCCGCAGCGGGGTTTCCTCAAGCGGCACCTTGCCAAAGCCAAATGGCAGATTGAGGCTCTGCTGAGACCCCTCTTCCATGGGCTGGCTGTGATTGACTGGGAAGACTGGCGCCCCCTATGGGCACAGAACTTTGGTAAGAAGAGGAAGTACCAACGGCTGTCAAAGGAGCTGGTGAGGGAGGAACACCCAGAGCTCCCCAGTGAGGAAGTGGACCGGCTGGCACGCAAGGAGTTCAACAAGGCTGCCAGGGAGTTCCTGTTTTCCACCCTCCAGCTAGGTGTCCAACTGCGGCcgaccagaaggtggggcttCTATGGGCTCCCAAGCTGTCCCAACTACCACAAGGTGCGACATTTTTACAACTATACTGGGCATTGCCACCCCAAAACCACAGAGAGGAATGACCGCCTGGACTGGCTGTGGAGCCAGTCTACTGCCCTCTACCCCAGCATCTACCTGCCCCAGCATCTGGCTGGGTCCAGTGATGCTGCCCTCATGGTCCGATTCCGGGTCCTGGAGGCTCTGAGGGTGGCGTCAAAGTACCCCTCTTCCGTTACTGCCCCTCCTGTGCTGCCCTACGCAAGGGTGGCATTTGCACACACTCTTCGCTTTCTCGACAAG AAGGACCTGGAGCACACCCTGGGGGAGAGCGCAGCTGTGGGGGCAGCTGGAGTGGTACTGTGGGGGGAGTTACAGTTTGCCAAATCCaag CATCAGTGCAAGATACTGAAGGATTACATCAGCTCTGTCCTTGGGAACTACATACAGAAGTTGAAGAGAGGGGTGCAGCAGTGCAGCCTCGGCCTGTGCAGCGGGAATGGGCGATGTGCCCGTAGGAACCCCGACTCCGGACACACGCTGCTTTCCTTTTCCAGCCCCGAGCCCCATTCCACCCGTGGCTCTGCCCAGCTCCACTCTGCCTTTCACTGCCTATGCTATCAGGGCTGGACCGGAGAGCTTTGCCAGGACAGAattctccaaaaataa